Proteins found in one Thermoanaerobaculia bacterium genomic segment:
- a CDS encoding amidohydrolase family protein has translation MKFLSRFAALLLVAATAGAQGAGPVLVHAGHMIDVTAGRIVPDRGVLVEGGKIREVGSWSEISARAGGTPVVDLSRQTVLPGLIDVHTHIVWYFNRQGRLHTEKDGETPAQAALAAAGNAWATLSGGFTTIQSVGAPEDKDLRDAIGRGELPGPRILTSLEPLDESTGDAEKLRQAVRDRKAQGADLIKIFASKSIRDGGAPTLSPEQLDAACGEAKSLGLRTLVHAHSAESMRRATLAGCTQIEHGIFATREILTLMAERGTIFDPQCSLIFRNYLENKPKYLGIENYTEAGFAAMEKAVPLAVATLKLALTVPNLKMAYGTDAVAGAHGRNVEDLICRVRDAGESPMHAIATATRDSAESLGLGREIGTIAPGYRADLIAVEGDPSADIAALRRVVFVMKDGNVQRGIAPEERAK, from the coding sequence ATGAAATTCCTCTCCCGCTTCGCCGCGCTCCTGCTGGTCGCGGCAACGGCCGGCGCGCAGGGCGCGGGTCCCGTCCTCGTCCATGCCGGGCACATGATCGACGTGACCGCCGGGCGGATCGTCCCCGACCGCGGGGTTCTCGTCGAAGGAGGGAAGATCCGGGAGGTCGGCTCGTGGAGCGAGATCTCGGCGCGGGCCGGCGGGACTCCCGTCGTCGACCTCTCCCGCCAGACGGTCCTTCCGGGACTGATCGACGTCCACACCCACATCGTCTGGTACTTCAACCGCCAGGGACGGCTCCACACCGAGAAGGACGGAGAAACCCCGGCGCAGGCCGCGCTCGCCGCGGCGGGGAACGCCTGGGCGACGCTCTCGGGGGGCTTCACGACGATCCAGAGCGTGGGCGCGCCGGAGGACAAGGACCTGCGCGACGCGATCGGCCGCGGCGAGCTGCCGGGTCCGAGGATCCTCACCTCTCTCGAGCCGCTCGACGAGTCGACGGGAGACGCGGAGAAGCTCCGCCAGGCCGTCCGCGACCGCAAGGCGCAGGGCGCCGACCTCATCAAGATCTTCGCGTCGAAGAGCATCCGCGACGGCGGAGCGCCGACGCTCTCGCCGGAACAGCTCGACGCCGCCTGCGGCGAGGCGAAGTCGCTCGGCCTGCGCACGCTCGTGCACGCCCACAGCGCCGAGAGCATGCGGCGAGCGACGCTCGCCGGGTGCACGCAGATCGAACACGGGATCTTCGCGACCCGCGAGATCCTGACGCTGATGGCGGAGCGCGGCACGATCTTCGACCCGCAGTGCAGCCTGATCTTCCGCAACTACCTCGAGAACAAGCCGAAATATCTCGGCATCGAGAACTACACGGAGGCGGGCTTCGCGGCGATGGAAAAGGCGGTTCCGCTCGCCGTCGCCACGCTCAAGCTCGCGCTCACCGTGCCGAACCTGAAGATGGCGTACGGCACCGACGCGGTCGCCGGCGCCCACGGAAGGAACGTCGAGGACCTGATCTGCCGCGTCCGAGACGCCGGAGAGTCGCCCATGCACGCGATCGCCACCGCGACGAGGGACTCGGCGGAATCGCTCGGACTCGGCCGCGAGATCGGGACGATCGCGCCCGGCTACCGCGCCGATCTGATCGCGGTCGAGGGCGATCCGTCCGCCGACATCGCCGCGCTCCGGCGCGTCGTCTTCGTCATGAAGGACGGAAACGTCCAACGCGGAATCGCTCCGGAAGAACGCGCGAAATAG
- a CDS encoding UdgX family uracil-DNA binding protein (This protein belongs to the uracil DNA glycosylase superfamily, members of which act in excision repair of DNA. However, it belongs more specifically to UdgX branch, whose founding member was found to bind uracil in DNA (where it does not belong), without cleaving it, appears to promote DNA repair by a pathway involving RecA, rather than base excision.), whose product MADVPVPAGTAAPLVPPRPTLATLRGAAAKCRACDLWKRGTQTVFGEGARGARVLFVGEQPGDREDLAGRPFVGPSGRLLDDAMEEAGIDRRSAYVTNAVKHFKWEPRGKRRIHKKPNAREIAACKPWLAAELAVVRPRVVVALGATAAQALLGPAFRVTRDRGKIVESAEFGRVIATVHPSSILRAPDDSARRAERRRFVADLRRVARAAAEH is encoded by the coding sequence ATTGCGGACGTGCCCGTCCCCGCCGGGACCGCCGCGCCTCTCGTCCCTCCGCGGCCGACGCTCGCGACGCTGCGCGGTGCGGCCGCGAAGTGTCGCGCCTGCGATCTCTGGAAACGGGGCACGCAGACCGTCTTCGGGGAGGGCGCCCGGGGAGCCCGGGTGCTCTTCGTCGGAGAGCAGCCCGGCGACCGGGAGGACCTCGCCGGCCGCCCCTTCGTCGGGCCTTCCGGCAGGCTCCTCGACGACGCGATGGAGGAGGCGGGAATCGATCGGCGGAGCGCCTATGTCACGAACGCGGTGAAACACTTCAAGTGGGAGCCGCGCGGAAAACGCCGGATCCACAAGAAGCCGAACGCGAGAGAGATCGCCGCGTGCAAGCCATGGCTCGCCGCCGAGCTCGCGGTCGTCCGTCCGCGGGTCGTGGTCGCGCTCGGAGCGACCGCGGCGCAGGCGCTGCTCGGACCCGCATTCCGCGTCACCCGCGACCGCGGGAAGATCGTCGAATCCGCCGAGTTCGGGCGGGTGATCGCGACCGTCCATCCGTCGTCCATCCTCCGCGCCCCCGACGACTCGGCCCGCCGCGCCGAGCGCCGGCGGTTCGTCGCCGACCTCCGCCGCGTCGCCCGCGCCGCCGCCGAGCATTGA
- a CDS encoding carboxypeptidase regulatory-like domain-containing protein, with the protein MKVVRSRAGLLAAAVALFCAPLFAAEGKIGGVIVDENGTPVPGAKVTITTPKQKDFTSEQTTDEGGRFAASVPNAKWEYGIRVEHDGFSPSQTEAPSANGNLSITMHPPFPGTVPPPPPKVDPGIAAYNDGVETLQKGDKAGAEKKFDEAVAAKPDLAPAWKVISQLAYERKDYAKALAAGRKLLELDAKDKDLYGILMDSAQKTGDTAAAVDYKKRFVEANADNPEVNYNAGVESYTAGDYAAATASFAKAVQLKADMANAYFWMAMSEYNQKSYGASRRDFQKYLELAPQGDQADNAKKMLEALPAK; encoded by the coding sequence ATGAAGGTCGTGCGGTCACGCGCCGGTCTGCTGGCGGCGGCGGTTGCCCTGTTCTGCGCTCCGCTTTTCGCCGCGGAAGGGAAGATCGGGGGGGTCATCGTCGACGAGAACGGAACTCCCGTTCCCGGCGCGAAGGTCACGATCACGACCCCGAAGCAGAAGGACTTCACGAGCGAACAGACGACCGACGAGGGGGGCCGGTTCGCGGCGTCGGTGCCGAACGCGAAGTGGGAGTACGGAATCCGCGTCGAGCACGACGGATTCTCGCCGAGCCAGACGGAAGCTCCGTCGGCCAACGGGAACCTTTCGATCACGATGCATCCGCCCTTCCCGGGCACCGTTCCGCCGCCTCCGCCGAAGGTCGATCCCGGAATCGCCGCGTACAACGACGGGGTCGAGACGCTCCAGAAGGGCGACAAGGCGGGAGCGGAGAAGAAGTTCGACGAGGCGGTCGCCGCCAAGCCCGACCTCGCTCCGGCGTGGAAGGTCATCTCGCAGCTCGCGTACGAGCGCAAGGACTACGCGAAGGCGCTCGCGGCGGGGCGCAAGCTCCTCGAGCTCGACGCGAAGGACAAGGACCTCTATGGAATCCTGATGGACTCGGCCCAGAAGACCGGCGACACCGCCGCCGCGGTCGACTACAAGAAGAGGTTCGTCGAGGCCAACGCCGACAACCCCGAAGTCAACTACAACGCGGGAGTGGAGTCGTACACGGCGGGCGACTACGCGGCCGCGACCGCGTCGTTCGCGAAGGCCGTGCAGCTGAAGGCCGACATGGCCAATGCCTATTTCTGGATGGCGATGTCGGAGTACAACCAGAAGAGCTACGGAGCGAGTCGCCGCGACTTCCAGAAGTATCTCGAGCTCGCGCCGCAGGGCGACCAGGCGGACAACGCCAAGAAGATGCTGGAGGCGCTGCCGGCGAAGTGA
- a CDS encoding bifunctional homocysteine S-methyltransferase/methylenetetrahydrofolate reductase: MAGTFREALQNEILLADGAMGTLLVTRGAEPSTARSSLSLSAPDAVSEIHDDYVEAGVRILTTNTWDANRVKLREHDWSDSLEKINRTSVALAKKAAAGEHIFVAGSVGPLGAMVKPYGSLALSQVREIFEEQIRLLLEEGVDLVLLESFSNLLEAAEAVRAARGLSAEIPIVAQMTFFADGRTAFGERAGDALRTLVAAGADAAGINCTLGPQETLGVFENVAAQVGAPLSVMPNAGYPTLIRGRNVYNASPDYFREYALEFVDHGAAIVGGCCGTTPEHIRAMARALAGASRRPLAPAAVETVRDVFPHDVGGQAIETSHFKRKLAAEGAFTVTVEVEPPRGADCRSAIEAARLLRRLGVDAVNVTDNPMARLRMSSVAVAGLVQRETGLDAIVQFTTRDRNVLGIQSDLLGASALGLKALLCLGGDPLKIGDYPNGHQVSEVDTLGLLRIAKILNAGADLVGNPIGAPTAFAIGCAANPAARDLDVEFSKLRAKIEAGATFAQTQPVFDPAALDAFFARPDARAVPVLVGILPLKTLKQTLYFANEVPGMVVPEATIARMRRAAERGPDFEAEEGLAIARELAAAIAAIAPGMHVMPMQKYASVEAILDAVPAAARRSESVP; this comes from the coding sequence ATGGCCGGAACTTTTCGCGAGGCGCTCCAGAACGAAATTCTCCTCGCCGACGGCGCGATGGGGACTCTCCTCGTCACGCGAGGCGCGGAGCCGTCGACCGCGCGCTCCTCGCTGTCGCTCTCCGCTCCCGACGCGGTGAGCGAGATCCACGACGACTACGTCGAGGCGGGCGTGCGGATCCTCACGACGAACACGTGGGACGCCAACCGGGTGAAGCTTCGCGAGCACGACTGGTCCGACTCGCTCGAGAAGATCAACCGGACCTCGGTGGCGCTCGCGAAGAAAGCGGCCGCCGGCGAGCACATCTTCGTCGCCGGTTCGGTCGGCCCTCTCGGCGCGATGGTCAAGCCGTACGGATCCCTCGCCCTGTCGCAGGTCCGGGAGATCTTCGAGGAGCAGATCCGCCTGCTCCTGGAAGAAGGGGTCGACCTCGTCCTCCTCGAATCGTTCAGCAACCTGCTCGAGGCCGCGGAAGCGGTGCGCGCGGCGCGGGGGCTCTCGGCGGAGATCCCGATCGTCGCGCAGATGACCTTCTTCGCCGACGGCCGTACCGCGTTCGGCGAGCGCGCGGGGGACGCGCTCCGCACGCTCGTGGCGGCGGGAGCCGACGCCGCGGGAATCAACTGCACCCTCGGCCCGCAGGAGACGCTGGGAGTCTTCGAAAACGTCGCCGCCCAGGTCGGCGCGCCGCTCTCGGTGATGCCCAACGCCGGCTATCCGACGCTCATCCGCGGGCGCAACGTCTACAACGCGTCGCCCGACTATTTCCGCGAATACGCGCTCGAGTTCGTCGATCACGGCGCCGCGATCGTCGGAGGCTGCTGCGGCACGACCCCGGAGCACATTCGCGCGATGGCGCGGGCGCTCGCGGGTGCCTCCCGGCGTCCGCTCGCGCCGGCCGCCGTCGAGACGGTCCGCGACGTCTTTCCTCACGACGTCGGCGGGCAAGCGATCGAAACCTCGCACTTCAAGAGGAAGCTCGCGGCCGAAGGAGCGTTCACCGTCACCGTCGAGGTCGAGCCGCCGCGCGGCGCCGACTGCCGTTCCGCGATCGAGGCGGCCCGCCTCCTCCGGCGGCTCGGCGTCGACGCGGTGAACGTCACCGACAATCCGATGGCGCGCCTGCGGATGTCGTCGGTCGCCGTCGCGGGACTCGTCCAGAGGGAGACCGGACTCGACGCGATCGTCCAGTTCACGACCCGCGACCGGAACGTCCTCGGAATCCAGTCCGACCTTCTCGGCGCATCCGCGCTGGGGCTGAAGGCGCTCCTCTGCCTGGGGGGAGACCCGCTGAAGATCGGGGACTACCCGAACGGGCATCAGGTCTCGGAGGTCGACACGCTCGGCCTCCTGCGCATCGCGAAAATCCTGAACGCCGGCGCGGACCTCGTCGGGAACCCCATCGGAGCGCCGACCGCGTTCGCGATCGGGTGCGCCGCCAACCCCGCGGCGCGCGATCTCGACGTCGAGTTCTCGAAGCTTCGCGCGAAGATCGAAGCGGGCGCGACCTTCGCGCAGACCCAGCCCGTCTTCGATCCCGCCGCGCTCGACGCCTTCTTCGCGCGCCCCGACGCGCGCGCGGTTCCCGTGCTCGTGGGGATCCTGCCGCTGAAGACCCTGAAGCAGACGCTCTATTTCGCCAACGAAGTTCCCGGGATGGTCGTGCCCGAGGCGACGATCGCGCGGATGCGGAGGGCGGCGGAGCGCGGCCCCGACTTCGAAGCGGAGGAGGGGCTCGCGATCGCGCGCGAGCTCGCCGCGGCGATCGCGGCGATCGCGCCCGGCATGCACGTCATGCCGATGCAGAAATACGCCTCCGTGGAGGCGATCCTCGACGCGGTTCCGGCGGCGGCACGGCGGTCCGAGAGCGTCCCGTGA
- the metH gene encoding methionine synthase yields the protein MSVRDEGPGDAFRALLEERIVVIDGAMGTMIQAHRLEEAGYRGERFRGHPVDLQGNNDLLSITRPEIIEEIHLAYLEAGADVIETNTFNANAISMSDYRMEAHVAEINRAAAEIARKAARAFASAHPGRPAFVAGAMGPTNRTLSLATDVQRPGYRERSWSDFVGAYAEQAEALLDGGVDLLLVETIFDTLVAKAALFAIETIFERRGVRVPVMISGTITDRSGRTLSGQLIEAFWNSVSHANPVSVGLNCALGAREMEPYLEELAAIAPVFVSAYPNAGLPNAFGGFDETPEKMAADLSRFAERGWINVAGGCCGTTPEHIRAISEAVRRFRPRVPPSPPRYTRLSGLEPLTIRPDSNFIVVGERTNVTGSPKFARLVLEGDLEGALSVARQQVEGGANVLDVNMDEGMLDSERAMRDFLNLVAAEPDIARLPIMVDSSKWRVLEAGLQCLQGKGVVNSISLKEGEEEFRRQARLVRRYGAAVVVMAFDEEGQATTTERRVSICRRAWGILAGLGFAAEDVIFDPNVLTVATGIEEHNRYAVSFFEAVRRIKEELPGCKVSGGVSNVSFSFRGNRAVREAMHSAFLYHAIRAGMDMGIVNAGQLAVYEEIDPELRERVEDVLLDRRPDATERLLAFAQSVRGTEREAAAAEDWRVQPVEARLAHALVRGIVDHVEEDVEEARRKLGRPLDVIEGPLMAGMNVVGDLFGSGKMFLPQVVKSARVMKRAVAVLLPYLEAEKTAGERSHAGTVLLATVKGDVHDIGKNIVGVVLSCNNYEVIDLGVMVPADRILRAARERKADVIGLSGLITPSLDEMVHVARTLEREGFSIPLLIGGATTSPLHTAIRIAPEYSSPVAHVPDASRAVAAVAGLLAPDGAFARRNRERQEETRSAHRSRAERVLLPIAEARRRQTAVDWAREAPAVPGFLGVRTVDPLPWPEILPLIDWAPFFHAWGMRGRYPQILDDPAAGERAQELLADARRTLESLAGRVRVRAAYGFFPAAARGDDIVLFDPARRDRTAGFFHTLRQQAERPEGEPQQSLADFVAPEALGLADSLGMFVVTAGPEVDAVAREHEAAHDDYSAILVKTLGDRLVEAGAEWLHRQARRDWGFGRDEELAPEDLLKERYRGIRPAPGYPACPDHSEKEVIFRLLEAEARTGVRLTETFAMFPGSSIAGFYFSHSRARYFAVGPIGNDQAEDYAARKGLPLREIERFLAPALPAGARPPAPALPA from the coding sequence GTGAGCGTCCGCGACGAGGGGCCGGGCGACGCGTTCCGCGCGCTCCTGGAGGAGCGCATCGTCGTCATCGACGGCGCGATGGGGACGATGATCCAGGCGCATCGGCTGGAAGAGGCGGGTTACCGGGGCGAGCGGTTCCGTGGACATCCCGTCGATCTCCAGGGAAACAACGATCTCCTCTCGATCACGCGGCCCGAGATCATCGAGGAGATCCACCTCGCGTATCTCGAGGCGGGGGCCGACGTCATCGAGACGAACACCTTCAACGCGAACGCGATTTCGATGTCCGACTACCGGATGGAGGCGCACGTCGCCGAGATCAACCGGGCCGCCGCGGAGATCGCGCGAAAGGCCGCGCGCGCGTTCGCGTCCGCCCACCCCGGCCGTCCGGCGTTCGTCGCGGGCGCGATGGGGCCGACGAACCGGACGCTGTCGCTGGCGACCGACGTGCAGCGCCCCGGCTACCGCGAGCGGTCGTGGAGCGATTTCGTCGGGGCCTACGCGGAGCAGGCGGAGGCGCTGCTCGACGGGGGGGTCGACCTGCTCCTCGTGGAGACCATCTTCGACACGCTCGTCGCGAAAGCGGCGCTGTTCGCGATCGAGACGATCTTCGAGCGCCGCGGCGTGCGCGTTCCCGTGATGATCTCGGGGACGATCACCGACCGGAGCGGCCGGACGCTCTCCGGGCAGCTGATCGAGGCGTTCTGGAACTCGGTCTCCCACGCGAACCCGGTCTCGGTGGGCTTGAACTGCGCGCTCGGCGCCCGGGAGATGGAGCCGTATCTCGAGGAGCTCGCCGCGATCGCTCCCGTCTTCGTGAGCGCGTACCCGAACGCGGGCCTTCCGAACGCATTCGGCGGCTTCGACGAGACGCCGGAGAAAATGGCGGCCGATCTCTCGCGCTTCGCGGAGCGGGGGTGGATCAACGTCGCCGGAGGATGCTGCGGAACGACGCCGGAGCACATCCGGGCGATCTCGGAGGCCGTGCGGCGCTTCCGCCCGCGCGTTCCGCCGTCGCCCCCGCGCTACACCCGCCTCTCCGGGCTCGAGCCTCTGACGATCCGCCCCGACTCGAACTTCATCGTCGTCGGCGAGCGCACGAACGTCACGGGATCGCCGAAGTTCGCCCGCCTCGTGCTCGAAGGGGACCTCGAGGGCGCGCTCTCGGTCGCGCGCCAGCAGGTCGAGGGCGGCGCCAACGTCCTCGACGTCAACATGGACGAGGGGATGCTCGACTCCGAACGCGCGATGCGCGACTTCCTGAATCTCGTCGCGGCCGAGCCCGACATCGCCCGCCTCCCGATCATGGTCGACAGCTCGAAGTGGCGCGTGCTCGAGGCCGGGCTCCAGTGCCTGCAGGGAAAGGGCGTCGTCAATTCGATTTCTCTCAAGGAAGGGGAGGAGGAATTCCGGCGGCAGGCCCGCCTCGTCCGGCGCTACGGAGCGGCGGTCGTGGTGATGGCGTTCGACGAGGAGGGGCAGGCGACGACGACGGAGCGCCGCGTCTCGATCTGCCGGCGGGCGTGGGGAATCCTCGCCGGCCTCGGCTTCGCGGCCGAAGACGTCATCTTCGATCCCAACGTCCTCACCGTCGCGACCGGGATCGAGGAGCACAACCGCTACGCCGTGAGCTTCTTCGAGGCGGTGCGGCGCATCAAGGAGGAGCTCCCCGGCTGCAAGGTGAGCGGCGGGGTGAGCAACGTCTCCTTCTCGTTCCGCGGCAATCGCGCGGTGCGGGAGGCGATGCATTCCGCGTTCCTGTACCACGCGATCCGCGCCGGGATGGACATGGGAATCGTCAACGCGGGACAGCTCGCGGTCTACGAGGAGATCGACCCGGAGCTCCGCGAACGCGTCGAGGACGTCCTCCTCGACCGCCGCCCGGACGCGACGGAGCGGCTCCTGGCGTTCGCCCAGTCCGTGCGCGGCACGGAGAGGGAGGCCGCGGCCGCCGAGGACTGGCGGGTCCAGCCCGTCGAGGCGCGGCTCGCCCACGCGCTCGTCCGGGGGATCGTCGACCACGTCGAGGAGGACGTGGAGGAAGCGCGCCGGAAACTGGGCCGCCCTCTCGACGTGATCGAGGGGCCGCTGATGGCGGGAATGAACGTCGTCGGAGACCTCTTCGGCAGCGGAAAGATGTTCCTCCCGCAGGTCGTCAAGAGCGCCCGCGTGATGAAGCGCGCCGTCGCCGTGCTCCTTCCCTATCTCGAGGCCGAGAAGACCGCAGGGGAACGGTCCCACGCGGGAACCGTCCTGCTCGCGACCGTCAAGGGGGACGTCCACGACATCGGCAAGAACATCGTCGGCGTCGTGCTCTCCTGCAACAACTACGAGGTGATCGATCTCGGCGTGATGGTCCCGGCCGACCGCATCCTCCGGGCCGCCCGCGAACGGAAGGCCGACGTGATCGGGCTCTCCGGGCTGATCACGCCGTCGCTCGACGAGATGGTCCACGTGGCGCGGACGCTCGAGCGCGAGGGGTTCTCCATTCCGCTGCTGATCGGCGGCGCGACGACCAGTCCGCTTCACACCGCGATCCGCATCGCGCCCGAATATTCGTCGCCGGTCGCGCATGTCCCGGACGCGTCGCGGGCCGTTGCCGCCGTCGCGGGACTCCTCGCGCCGGACGGCGCCTTCGCGCGCCGGAACCGGGAACGCCAGGAGGAGACCCGGTCGGCCCACCGCTCGCGCGCGGAGCGCGTCCTCCTGCCGATCGCCGAAGCCCGGCGGCGCCAGACCGCGGTCGACTGGGCCCGCGAGGCTCCGGCGGTTCCCGGATTCCTCGGCGTGCGGACGGTCGATCCGCTTCCGTGGCCGGAGATCCTTCCCCTCATCGACTGGGCCCCGTTCTTCCACGCCTGGGGAATGAGGGGCCGCTACCCGCAGATCCTCGACGATCCGGCGGCCGGGGAACGCGCGCAGGAGCTCCTCGCCGATGCCCGGCGGACGCTCGAGAGTCTCGCGGGCAGGGTGCGCGTCCGGGCCGCCTACGGATTCTTCCCGGCGGCGGCGCGCGGCGACGACATCGTTCTCTTCGATCCGGCCCGCCGCGACCGGACGGCCGGCTTTTTCCACACGCTCCGGCAGCAGGCGGAACGCCCCGAAGGGGAGCCGCAGCAGTCGCTCGCCGATTTCGTGGCGCCGGAAGCGCTCGGCCTGGCTGATTCTCTCGGGATGTTCGTCGTCACGGCGGGCCCCGAGGTCGACGCCGTCGCGCGGGAGCACGAAGCCGCCCACGACGACTACTCGGCGATCCTCGTGAAGACGCTGGGGGACCGGCTCGTCGAGGCCGGAGCGGAATGGCTCCATCGCCAGGCGCGCCGCGACTGGGGTTTCGGCCGGGACGAAGAGCTCGCCCCCGAGGATCTCCTCAAGGAGCGGTACCGTGGAATCCGGCCGGCGCCCGGTTATCCGGCGTGTCCCGATCACTCGGAAAAAGAGGTGATCTTCCGGCTCCTCGAAGCCGAGGCGCGGACGGGCGTCCGCCTGACGGAGACGTTCGCGATGTTCCCGGGGAGCTCGATCGCCGGGTTCTACTTTTCCCACTCGCGCGCCCGTTATTTCGCCGTGGGACCCATCGGAAACGACCAGGCGGAGGACTACGCCGCCCGAAAGGGTTTGCCGCTCCGGGAGATCGAACGGTTCCTCGCCCCCGCCCTTCCGGCCGGCGCCCGGCCGCCGGCTCCCGCCCTCCCGGCCTGA